TGCGACTttaaagcactgtctacacagatATTTTGACCATGGTAGCACAAGCCCCATGAGTCCAaatctgttgacccaggctgggaggcttactGTGTAGACATGCTCTTGGTGACAATAAGTGTGCGTCTATGGAGGGTTCAGTGCAGGAGCTGTGATCTTATTATGATATAAATGTGACTGGGTGCATACTAACTTCCCTCTCTAGGGGACACACGACACTGGGACCACACAAGAatcatattaaaaaaatctctccCTCTCCATTGTTTGTCAGAATATAGGGGCTACGCAGGAAGTTGCTTAGATTCTGGGACTGTCAGACAACCAGACACAGTTGGTTTATAAACCAGTCACAAAGAAGTCAGGGACCAGAATGGGGGAAAGGGTGTTCTTATTACAGAAGGAGACTGTCAATCAGAAACTCAGCGTAAGAACATTTACCATGGGAGTGTGCTTGTATCCCAGAAGAGAAGGGCTTTATTTTGGGATTGTATTTGCTCCTGGGTATATCAGTGTGTGGGTTCTGGAACAGCCCCATCTGTCGCAGTGACATTTTACGTTTAAATCATTTAGGATAATGTATCATGGGATCATATGAGAGGAGAGGTTCCACAAGGCTCTGCCCTTGGTCCCTTCATTTTTTCTCTCCTATACCCTATTGATTGGTGATATCTGCTCATGGCTTTAACTACCATCTTTACACTGACTCAAAATCTACCTTTCTGCTATCAGGTTTAATTCCCTCCATCCAATCCTGCATCTCAACCTCGTTTTCTGGCATCTCTTTGTGGATGTCAACTTAAATTCCACAAGGCCACAGCTAAGCTCCTGATTTTTTCCACCATCCCCAACCCCTTGTTATAACTATGGAGAACACCACTATCTGCCCAGTTgctcaggcctgtaacctggatATTAGCCCTCTCTTTCAACCCACCATCAAGGCTTTGCCTGAATCCTGCTTCTTCCAACATAATATTTGAACTATTGATCCTTTCCTCTCTGTCCACACTGTCAAAACTCATCTTGGCTCTTACCATCTCATGTCTTGGCTATGAcaacctcctcctctctggccttgacagCTGCAGTCTTTTCCCTCCCCCGCCATAAATCTATTAAAAATATTGCTACCAAGATAGTTTTCCTGGCCAATCCCTTTGATCAGGTCACCCTTCTCTGTTCCTCCATTGGCTCCTCCTTTTCCACCATATCTAACATATGCTTCTTGTCTTGACCTTTGAGGCCCTTCATATTTTAGCCCCACTCAGCTTATCTCCTGTATTATTTTATTGCACcatctagatcagtggctctcaacctttccaaactactgtatccctttcaggaatctgatttgtcttgtgcacccccaagtttcacctgacttaaaaactacttgcttacttaatcagacaaaaatagaaaagtgtcacagcacactattactgaaattgcttctttctcatttttactatataattataaaataaataaattggaatataaacattgtacttacatttcagtgtatagtatatagagctgtataaacatgtcattgtatgaaattttagtttgtactgacttcactagtgcttttctatgtagcctgttgtaaaaccaggcaaatatctagatgagttgatgtacccccggaagacctctgcgtacccccaggggtatgcgtaccccgggttgagaaccactgatctagattatTTTTCTCCCTCTCAGTATAGTGTTTTCTTGTCTTCTGTTTGCTAGATCTATAATGTTATTTAATTTGTGTATATGTCTCCTATATTTTACTTGCAGAGCCATGTTTGAGGTTAACATGAAAGAAAGAGATGATGGGAATGTTACTATTAGTAATTTATCACCCAAGGCAGTGAAGGCTTTTCTCGATTATGCCTATACAGGAAAAACTGAGATAACAAATGATAATGTGGAAATGTTCTTCCAGTTGTCATCATTTCTTCAAGTTTCACACCTCTCCAAAGCTTGCAGTGAATTTCTAATAGAAAGTGTTGATCTTGGGAACTGTTTACAATTGTTGTCTATATCAGAAAGTTATGGTTCTGTTCATTTGTTTGATCATGCACTAGAGTTTGCACAGCACTGCTTTTCCTTGCTACTCAAATCTAGTGATTTCTTGGAGATGAATTTTGAGATATTACAAAAATGTATTGAAGCAGATGAGCTATATGTCCCCGAGGAAGAATCTGTGTTgaaagctgtcctgcagtggacCAAACATAATTTAGAAACAAGACAGAAGCATCTCTATCACTTGATTAAAAAAGTGAGATTACATCAGTTATCTGAAAAGACACTGAAGGACTTCTTGCATTCTGAAGAATATTTGCTTCAGAGCACTGACTGCTTAGGAATAATCAATGATGCAATTAAAAGTGTACAAAACTCCAGTGGACTATTTCCAGATGCTCGTCCTTCAAcaacagaaaaatatatatttgttcatAAGACTGAAGAAAATGGGGAAAACAGACACACATTTTGCTATAATATCAAAACTGATAAATGGAGAGAACTGCCCTCCACACACATCATTGATCTGCCAGGGTCAAGTTTATCTAGTtatggagaaaaaatatttataactGGTGGGTGCAAAGGGAACTGCTGTAGGACTGTTAGACTTCATATTGTTGAACCCTTTCATGATGCCACTGATCAGACTTGGTGCTACTGCCCAGTCAGCAATGATTTCTCCATAGTGTCAACTATGAAAAAACCAAGGACTATGCACACATCTGTCATGACTCTAAATCAGTTATTTATAATAGGTGGAAAGACTAAAGGAGCTCAGGACATCAGAAGTCTTTTGGATGTGGAATCTTACAATCCTCTCTCCAAAGAATGGAAATCTGTAAGCCCGTTACCAAGAGGCATATACTATCCAGAAGCAAGTGCATGTCAAAATATAATTTATGTCCTTGGTGCTGAAGTAGAGATTACTGATGCCTTTAATCCATCTCTGGATTGTTTCTTTAAGTACAATGCTATGACTGATCAATGGTCTGAGCTTGTAGCAGAGTTTGGGCAGTTTTTTCATGCAACTTTAATCAAAGCTGTTCCAGTGAACTGCACATTGTATATATGTGACCTTTCCACCTACAAGGTTTATAGTTTTTGTCCAGAAACTTGTGTTTGGAAAGGGGAAGGATCTTTTGAATGTGCTGGCTTTAATGCAGGAGCAGTTGGAATAGAAGATAAAATTTACATACTAGGTGGTGACTATGCTCCAGATGAAATTACAGATGAAGTACAAGTCTACCATAGCAACAGGTCTGAATGGGAAGAAGTCACACCAATGCCAAGAGCCTTAACTGAGTTTCATTGTCAGATGATTCAGTTTAATAAATACAGAGACCCATGGTCATCTGTAAGGCAGTGTACTCTGGAGCATTTTGAAACATTATGAGTTATAACAGTCTACTTAAATGCACAAGTATTTAAAACATATTATTTTTAGCTGTTGCTATAGTTTTTTGCAAAAAgtgtatattatattataaacatGTTCTATTGATAACTTACATTGtagaattgtttgtttttatggtAATCATGTGTATCAACTTTTACATAGGGTTTATATGCAACTTCTTTTCAGATGTCATTTGAATAATTTGCAGAGCAACATCACTTTTCAAGAAGTAAAGTAATAGGGGTTTAATTTTGTAATATCTATGCACTGTTACTTGTATCTTCATGAATGCCCCAGTGGATAAATCACTGAGCAAGAAAATTGTGTTGATATTTTTCCTTCATAACTAATGGAGTAGAAATATGCTGAATTTTTTGTTTAACCCTAGCAGAGGAGCTGTAAACATCATTGTGTCAGTTTACCCTTGCTGCATTGACAACAGCAAGAGCAAATGCCAAAGAGGCCTTCACATTCACAAAGCATTGACTCTGGATATTTAGTGTGAAGGGAATAATGATTTTTACAGTTTTATTTCATTGTGGCCTGTTTTCCCTACTCCTGTACGTGCTGTCTTCATCCTGAAGCTGTTGTCAGACAACCTCTGAGACTGACACCATTCAGTAAGCAATTGCTGTATGGTGTGTGATTCACACAGCAACCTCCTGCACCTTTGCAGATTGTCATCTTGGTAGTGTTGCCAAACACAACTAGGCCAAAAGAGCAAGATTCTTGAGGTTGCTCTCAAACCTTGGTCTTCCATTTCTCAAGTGTATAGTGCTACATACTacggccatgtctatactactgGCTAAATCAGCATTGCTGCGATCAATGCAGCGGTATTGATTTAGtgagtctggtgaagacacgctaagtccatgggagagtgctctcctattgacatctgtactccacctccccgaaagGTGGAAGCTATGTCAACGGGAAAGCGTCTCCCGTCAACAATAGCACGGTGTAAACACTGctgtaaatcgacctaagttacgtcgacttcagttacgtaaTTTACTAAACTGAAGTAacgtaacttagattgacttacagtgttagtgtagaccagccgtAAGTCACTGGGCTAGCCTCTTCAGTAGTTTGTATCACAAATTCTAGATATTATTGCTTCAATTAACTAAattggaagtgtgtgtgtttcagtgcATATAAAATACCAAATACAGTACTGAAAAATACCCAAAACCCCacacttttaaaatcaaagtgGACAAGTATTTCTAAAGTCaagtaatggattttttaaaaaaattgtaaatagtCCGTGTTTTAACTGAACTAAAAGACACTTCAAGATATGTACTTTCACTTTGTACCTCACAATCCACTTTAGGTGTAGAAATACTATATGGTAACCACTAGACTAAGTATATTGCTTGGATTTTTTTAACATAGTAAGCTATTATAATAAGAATGTTAAACTTGCAATGGATTTTTAGTATTACTATTAATCTACATATAGTTCCTGGGGCAAATTTAGCCCCCCACCTCCAAAGTGGATCTTTCACAGAGGAAGAGGTGCTAATTAGGGTTGCTGGGTTCCACGCACAGAGACAAGCATGGGGAGATTGGAAATAAGGAAGGGAGACAGACATCTGTCCTGTGGAGGGGTACTGGCCTGAAAGTAGCCTTCACAGAAGGgttctgtaattttccacaacaTGGGTGGGAAAGATTCCTTTTGTTCCCAATGCTCAGCCCAGCTACTTGGGCTGAGCACTGGAGTCTGAATTTGCCATAATGTATACTGTAGTGACAATATATTTGAAACAGTAAACTCATGCTATGCTAGACAGAATGATACTAAGCATTTGGCTATAGCATGTACTCTTCTTAAgcaatgtaaaaaaattaaaattccagGGGGAAAAGCTATAGAAATCTTTTCTGATAGTTGAGACTATCTGGATAATTTTAGAAAATACCACATGTGCATTGGGCTGGCATTTTGGAAAAGTCAAGTCAGTATTAATGTCTGGAATTGACTCTCTCTTTGTGGTTATTATTTGTGGCTAATATTTCTGTTTCAAACACTATACAatataaggccccaatcctgcaattggcTATGCAGAcacaccattgaagtcagtggggctctgtgctggTGAATGGGTCTGCCCAACTGAGCCTTTTAGGATTGGGACTTAACACAGGTAGTTCATAGAACTATATTAATATTTTTAGTGCAGTGCTAACTGCAAAAAAGAGCAGGGTAAAAGCAGAATCTTATGCTTTCATGCACACATCCTAGTGAAAGTGTTTTCCAGAAGTGCCTAATATACACCATCTTTCTCTAAGATTTGAGATGGCAGGAATAAGATTTTAATTCTTCAGTTGGATTCTTGTGATTTTAGTGAGACACAGTGCATGTGACTATAGAATG
The Emys orbicularis isolate rEmyOrb1 chromosome 1, rEmyOrb1.hap1, whole genome shotgun sequence DNA segment above includes these coding regions:
- the KBTBD3 gene encoding kelch repeat and BTB domain-containing protein 3; this translates as MFEVNMKERDDGNVTISNLSPKAVKAFLDYAYTGKTEITNDNVEMFFQLSSFLQVSHLSKACSEFLIESVDLGNCLQLLSISESYGSVHLFDHALEFAQHCFSLLLKSSDFLEMNFEILQKCIEADELYVPEEESVLKAVLQWTKHNLETRQKHLYHLIKKVRLHQLSEKTLKDFLHSEEYLLQSTDCLGIINDAIKSVQNSSGLFPDARPSTTEKYIFVHKTEENGENRHTFCYNIKTDKWRELPSTHIIDLPGSSLSSYGEKIFITGGCKGNCCRTVRLHIVEPFHDATDQTWCYCPVSNDFSIVSTMKKPRTMHTSVMTLNQLFIIGGKTKGAQDIRSLLDVESYNPLSKEWKSVSPLPRGIYYPEASACQNIIYVLGAEVEITDAFNPSLDCFFKYNAMTDQWSELVAEFGQFFHATLIKAVPVNCTLYICDLSTYKVYSFCPETCVWKGEGSFECAGFNAGAVGIEDKIYILGGDYAPDEITDEVQVYHSNRSEWEEVTPMPRALTEFHCQMIQFNKYRDPWSSVRQCTLEHFETL